One Candidatus Angelobacter sp. DNA window includes the following coding sequences:
- a CDS encoding FAD-dependent oxidoreductase gives MNREDSLKRIRESPAGWDFLVIGGGATGLGTAVEAASRGYSTVLVERDDFAKATSSRSTKLI, from the coding sequence GTGAATCGCGAGGATTCATTGAAACGCATCCGCGAGTCCCCGGCGGGCTGGGATTTTCTTGTGATTGGTGGAGGTGCCACCGGGCTGGGCACGGCGGTGGAAGCGGCGTCGCGGGGTTACAGCACCGTGCTCGTGGAGCGGGATGATTTCGCCAAAGCGACCTCGAGCCGCAGCACCAAACTGATC